One region of Leishmania braziliensis MHOM/BR/75/M2904 complete genome, chromosome 17 genomic DNA includes:
- a CDS encoding putative zinc-finger protein ZPR1: protein MSERDHDEKSVTAEGPAAAQEGSDNDSNGEGEHANYIKTDLGEMNVIESMCPKCQETGTTRLMITKIPHFKEIIVSSFNCPHCDESNNEVTFGGTFGPKKVRYELQVKSKKDLDRQVVKSEFATVTVPELELEIPPESQKGSLTTVEGILEQTYYGLQLQQPLRKIQHPEVCEKIEAFCVKLESLRSGDVPFTLTLDDPAGNSYIEPLHDYYHPTLDQQLTKYETERTDIDRQLLGIPIDYNTERTQEEERDVAEGQFSDVTQIPCDCPACRKAGYLMMHECDIPYFKQTIIMAFKCDYCGYKSNEIKTGGEINAKGLRLTLHVKSEDDLKRDVLKSETATLIIPEVHLELSPGTLGGFFSSVEGTISQVRDQLNSLPQAAFAVGDSADDNSKTLLQFVKELDELLALKMEFTFILDDPLGNVYIQNPRAHLPPPDDADPKLESEEYIRTEEQDEELGISAMCRNEQHADVAEVEDPEQENRE, encoded by the coding sequence ATGTCAGAGAGGGATCACGATGAAAAATCTGTGACTGCTGAGGGgccggctgcagcgcaggaggGCAGCGATAATGACTCcaatggggagggggagcacgCGAACTACATCAAGACAGACCTAGGCGAGATGAACGTTATCGAGTCCATGTGCCCCAAGTGTCAGGAGACTGGCACGACGCGCCTCATGATCACGAAGATTCCCCACTTTAAGGAGATCATTGTCAGCAGCTTCAACTGCCCGCACTGCGACGAGAGCAATAACGAGGTCACGTTTGGAGGCACCTTTGGCCCGAAGAAGGTTCGCTACGAACTGCAGGTGAAGAGCAAGAAGGACCTCGACCGGCAGGTGGTCAAGTCGGAATTCGCCACTGTTACGGTCCCGGAGTTAGAGCTGGAGATCCCGCCTGAGTCGCAGAAAGGCAGCTTGACGACTGTCGAGGGCATCTTGGAGCAGACATACTACGGCCTTCAGcttcagcagccgctgcgcaaGATTCAGCACCCGGAGGTGTGCGAGAAGATCGAGGCGTTTTGCGTGAAGTTGGAGTCCCTTCGTAGCGGTGATGTGCCTTTCACCCTCACTCTCGACGACCCGGCAGGCAATAGCTACATTGAACCGCTCCACGACTACTACCACCCCACTCTCGACCAGCAGCTTACCAAGTACGAAACTGAGCGTACCGACATTGACCGCCAGCTGCTCGGCATCCCCATCGACTACAATACGGAGCGCacacaggaggaggagagggatgTGGCGGAGGGCCAGTTCAGCGATGTGACGCAGATTCCGTGCGACTGCCCCGCCTGCCGCAAGGCGGGCTATCTCATGATGCACGAGTGCGACATCCCGTACTTCAAGCAAACAATTATTATGGCGTTCAAGTGTGACTACTGCGGTTACAAGAGCAACGAGATCAAGACGGGCGGCGAAATCAACGCAAAGGGGCTTCGGCTTACCCTGCACGTCAAGTCGGAAGATGATCTCAAGCGTGACGTGCTCAAGTCCGAGACGGCCACGCTGATAATCCCTGAGGTGCACCTCGAGCTGTCGCCTGGCACCTTGGGCggctttttttcctctgtcGAGGGTACCATCTCTCAGGTGCGCGACCAGCTCAACAGcctgccgcaggccgccttCGCCGTTGGGGACTCGGCTGACGACAACTCGAAGACACTGCTTCAGTTTGTGAAGGAGCTAGACGAGCTACTGGCGCTCAAGATGGAGTTCACCTTCATCCTCGATGACCCCCTTGGGAATGTGTACATTCAGAACCCCCGCGCCCACCTGCCTCCACCGGATGACGCGGACCCCAAGCTGGAGAGCGAGGAGTACATCCGTACCGAGGAGCAAGACGAGGAGCTGGGTATTTCAGCTATGTGCCGTAACGAGCAGCATGCTGACGttgcggaggtggaggatCCGGAGCAGGAGAACAGGGAATGA
- a CDS encoding putative zinc-finger protein ZPR1 translates to GLRLTLHVKSEDDLKRDVLKSETATLIIPEVHLELSPGTLGGFFSSVEGTISQVRDQLNSLPQAAFAVGDSADDNSKTLLQFVKELDELLALKMEFTFILDDPLGNVYIQNPRAHLPPPDDADPKLESEEYIRTEEQDEELGISAMCRNEQHADVAEVEDPEQENRE, encoded by the coding sequence GGGCTTCGGCTTACCCTGCACGTCAAGTCGGAAGATGATCTCAAGCGTGACGTGCTCAAGTCCGAGACGGCCACGCTGATAATCCCTGAGGTGCACCTCGAGCTGTCGCCTGGCACCTTGGGCggctttttttcctctgtcGAGGGTACCATCTCTCAGGTGCGCGACCAGCTCAACAGcctgccgcaggccgccttCGCCGTTGGGGACTCGGCTGACGACAACTCGAAGACACTGCTTCAGTTTGTGAAGGAGCTAGACGAGCTACTGGCGCTCAAGATGGAGTTCACCTTCATCCTCGATGACCCCCTTGGGAATGTGTACATTCAGAACCCCCGCGCCCACCTGCCTCCACCGGATGACGCGGACCCCAAGCTGGAGAGCGAGGAGTACATCCGTACCGAGGAGCAAGACGAGGAGCTGGGTATTTCGGCTATGTGCCGTAACGAGCAGCATGCTGACGttgcggaggtggaggatCCGGAGCAGGAGAACAGGGAATGA